From the genome of Desulfovibrio aminophilus:
TCCCGCAGGGAGCTGCCGGGCAGGAGGAGTTCCAGGGCCTGGTCCAGCCGCGCGCCGTCCATGTCCTCGGGGACCGTCACCTCGTTCATCCACTTCCCATACGGCCGAAGCGGACACACGGCAAGCGAGTGCTCAGGCTTTGACGCCCGGGACGAAAGGCCCTACACAGAACCATTCGGCCGAATCCCGCGGCCGCATCCCGCAGCAAACCAAAGGAGCGTTCCATGTCCTTCGACGTGCTCTGGCTCTCCCGCGCCGACCTGGATTCCCTTGGCCTCGGAATGCCCGCCATCATGGACGCCGTGGAGCAAGGCTTCGCCTGCCTCGGCCGGAACGAGGCCGAGATGCCCGCCAAGATCGGCATACATCCCCGCCACGACTGCTTCATCCACGCCATGCCCTGCTGGATCGGCGGGGCCGTGGACCGCTGCGGCATCAAGTGCGTGTCCGGCTACCCGCCGAACCAGAAAAAGGGCCTGCCCTACATCACCGGGGTCATGGTGCTCATCGACCCGGAGACCGGCCTGACCCAGGCGGTCATGGACGCGGGCTGGGTCACGGCCTGGCGCACGGGCGCGGCCTCGGGCGTGTACGCCAAGCATTTCGGCGACCCGGATTCCGAGGTCGTCTCGGTCATCGGCCTGGGCGTGCAGGGCCGGGTCAACCTCCTGGCCTTCAAGGAGGTCTTCCCCAGGATCAAGCAGGTGCGCTGCTTCGACCCCGTGGCCGGACAGCCCGAGCGCTTCCTGAAGGACATGGGCCCGGCGCTGCCCAAGGCCGAGTTCGTGGTCTGCGGGGACGTGAAGTCCTGCGTGGCCGACGCCGACGTGGTCGTGACCTGCACGCCCATCGTGGAAAAGCCCGAACGCTTCCTGCCCCGCGCCTGGCTCAAGGAGAAGGTCCTGGCCGTATCCGTGGACTACGACTCGGCCTTCGCCGAGGACGTCATGGCCGCCACGCCCTGCTTCGTCTGCGACAACGCCAACCAGTACCTCTGGACCCGCGACCAGGGCGTCTATTTCCAGAACGGCTACCCGGACAAGGGCCGGGTCTACGCGGACATGGGCCAGATCTGCGCCGGGAAGAAGCCGGGCGTGCGCGACGGGCTGCGCGCGGCCGTGCTCATGGGCATCGCCAGCCACGACGTGATGACCGCCTCCCTGGCCTTCGACCTGGCCAGGGCCAAGGGGCTGGGCAGCGTGGTCCAGCTCTGATGGCGGGCTATCTCCTGGTCCTCTGCGCGGCCGTGCTCTGGGCGCTCATCGGGCCGTTGTCCAAGTTCATCTTCGCCGAGGGCGTCACGCCGCTGGAGGTGGCCTTCTGGCGCTCCACCATCGGCTGGTGCCTGTTCGCGGCCCAGGCCCTGGCCCTGCGGTCGGGACAGCGGGCGCGGTCCAAGGACCTGCCCGCCCTGGCGGCCTTCGGCCTGGTCGGGGTGGCGCTCTTCTACGGCTCCTACCAGGTGGCCATCGAGCACGTGGGCGCGGCCCTGGGCGGGGTGCTCCTCTACACCGCCCCGGCCTGGGTGGCCCTGCTCTCCCGGCTGATCTTGGGCGAACCCGCGACCCCGGCCAAGCTCTTCGCCGTGGCCGCCACGATCCTCGGCGTGGCCCTGGTGAGCCTCTCCGGCGGCGGCACGGTGACGCCCTCGGCCCTCGGTGTCCTGGCCGGGCTCACGGCCGGGTTCACCTACGCCCTTTACTACATCTTCGGAAAGAAGTTCCTCACCCGCTACGACACGGCCACCCTCTTCCTCTACGCCCTGCCCGTGGGTTCGCTCTGCCTCCTGCCCTTCGTGCACTTCACGCCCAAGTCCGCCTCGGCCTGGGCCCTGCTCGTGCTCCTCTCGGCCACCACCACCTGGGGCGGCTACTCGGTCTACTACGCGGGCCTCAAGCGCCTGGAGGCCACCCGGGCCGCAGTGGTGGCCACCCTGGAGCCGGTGATCACCGCCGGACTGGCCTGGTGGTGGTGGAACGAACGCTTCGGCGCGACCGGATACCTGGGCAGCGCCCTGGTCCTCTCGGCCGTGCTGCTCATGATCGCCGAGGGCGCGCGGCGGCGTCCGGGAGGGAGCCCGGCGTGAGCGGCTCGAGCATCCGCCAGGTCAAGGCCGCCGCTGGCTCGGGCAAGACCTTCGCGCTCACGGCCCGCTTCCTGGAACTCCTGGGCTCGGCCCAACGCGACGACCCGGGCCTGACCTGCCGGGGACTGCGGCCGGAGACCTACTCCTGGCCCGAGATCCTGGCCGTGACCTTCACCAACAAGGCCGCCGCCGAAATGAAGGAGCGCGTGCTCAAGGCCCTCAAGCGCTGCGCCCTGGACATCCGCGACGACGGCCAGCGGGCCGACTGGGACCATGCGCGGGCCGCCGGAGTGGTGGAGACCATCCTGCGCCGCTACCACCGCCTGAACATCCGCACCATCGACAGCCTGCTCGTGCTCCTGCTGCGCCTCTTCGCGCTGGAATACGGCATCCGGCCGGACTTCGAGGTGGCCTTCGAGGAGAACGACGTCTTCGACTTGGCCTATGAGCGCTTCGTGGGCCGCTGCGAAGACCCCTCGGGAACGGAGCGGGCCCTGCTGCTCACGGCCCTGGACACCTTCCTGCGCCACGAGAACCGCTCCGGCTTCCGGCCCGAGCGGGGCATCCGCGAACGGCTGCGGGAACTGGCCACCCTGCTCCAGGCCGAGGACGGGCCGCTGCTCACGGACCAGGACGAGCTGGCCGACCTGCTCACCGCCTGCCGGGAACGCTTTCTGGAGGCCGTGACGCTCATGCGCGGCTTCCTGGACGAATACGCCCTGGCCCCGGACAAGCGCTTCCTGGCCTTTCTCCAGAAGTGCCGGGCGGTCCAGGGCTTCGACGAGCCGCCCAAGTCGGCCTACGCCGGAAAACCGCTCCTGGAGGACTGCCTGACCAAGGCGGGCAAGGCCCGGGTCACGGACCAGTGCGAGGCGGCCTACGACCTGCTCAAGACCGCCGCGGCCGCCTACCGCCGGGAATGGGCGGCGGTGAGCGGGGCCTACGCCTTGGCCCCGGCCCTGACCATCGCCGGGCTGCTGGTGGAGGACATGCGGGCCGAGTCGCGGCTGCGCGGGGTGGTGCCCATCGCGGCCCTGACCCGGGCCGTGCGCGACCTCCTGGGCCAGGCCGAGGCCGTTCCCGAGGCTTACTGCCGACTGGGCTCGCGGCTCTTCCACCTGCTGGTGGACGAGTTCCAGGACACGAGCCGGGCCCAGTGGTCGGCCGTGTCGCCCCTGGCCGAGGAGTGCCTGTCCAAGGGCGGCAGCCTGTTCTGCGTGGGCGACGTGAAGCAGGCCATCTACGGCTGGCGCGGCGGCGACGCCTCGCTCTTCGACGAGGTGCCCCGCCGTCCCGGGCTGGCCGACCTGGCCGAGAGCGTCACGGCCGAGACCCTGCCGCGCAACTGGCGCAGCGCTCCGGCCGTGGTGGACTTCAACAACGCCTTTTTCAGCCGTTTGGCCGAGCCGGACACCGCCGGAGAACTGGCCGGGGAAATCCTGGGCGAGGCCCCGGAGGAGGAGCGCGGCGCTCTCGCCGGGGAGCTGGCCCGGGTCTTCGCCGACGCGCGCCAGGACATGCCTGGGGAATACGACGGCCCCGAGGGCTTCGTGCGCCTGGCCCGCCTGCCCGGCGGCACGCGCGAGGAGTTCGAGGCCCGCACCCTGGAGGCGCTGCGCGGCCTGATCCAGGATCTCGCCGCGCGGCGGCCCTACCGGGACATCGCCGTGCTCGTGCGCGACAACCGGCAGGCGGGCCTGGTCTGCGAACAGCTCGTGGCCCTGGAGATCCCGGTGGTCACGGAGAGCAGCCTGCTCCTGGCCCGGCACCCCGTGGTGCGCCAGCTGGCCGCGTTCCTGGAATTTCTCGACTTCCCGGCCGACGATCTGGCCTTCCTGGCCCTGGTCTCCGGGCCGGTGTTCCAGCGGGCCGCCGGGCTCGATCCCCTCCGGGTGGCCGAATGGCTCGTGGACCGGGAGCGCGGCGGCCTGGGCCGCCGTTTCCGCCAGGACTTCCCGGAGGTATGGGAACGCGCGCTCAAGCCCTTCTTCGACAAGGCCGGGCTGCTCACGCCCTACGACCTGGCCCAGGCGGCCGTGGAGCGCTTCGGCGTGGCCGCCGCCGAGCCCGGGGCCGAGCTGTACGTGCGCCGTTTCCTGGAGGTGGTCCACCTGGCCGAGGAGCGCGGCTGCCGTTCGCTCTCGGCCTTCCTGGACTTCTGGCGCGGCCAGGGCGCGGAGGAGAAGGTGCCCCTGCCCGAAAATCTGGACGCGGTCCAGGTGCTCACCGTGCACAAGTCCAAGGGACTGGAGTTCCCCGTGGCCGTCGTGCCGTTCCACGACTGGTCCCTGCGACCCCAGGACGGGCTGCTGACCATCGAGCTGCACGGCGAACGCCTGCTCACCCCGGCCCGCGAGGCCCTGGGGCCGGAATACCGCGAGCGGGCGGGCCGCGAGGCGCGCGAGCAGCTCCATCTGCTCTACGTGGCCTGGACCCGGGCCCGAGAAGAACTGTACGGATTCTTCCCGGACGCGCGCGAGGACAAGCGCCGTCCCCCGGCCCTGGCGGCCATGACCCGGCTCCTGGACATCCCGGAGGGAGAGACCGTGTTCGAACGCGGCCGCCCCGCCGAGGGCGGACCCCAGGATCGCGCCCGGCCCGAACCGCCGGAACCGCCCGCCCCGGCCGAGCCCGGCGAGGAGCTCACCGCCTGGCTGCCCCGGCTGCGGGTCTTCCGCCACTCCCTGGAAGACGTCTTCCTGGACCAGCGCCGCCGGGGCGAGATGGCCCACCGCGCCCTGGAACTGCTCCGGCCCACGGGCGACGACGCGGCCGACGCCCGCCGCGCGGCCCGGCTGGCCGTGCTGGATTTCCCCTTCGTGGGCGGCGGGGCCGACCTGGAGGACGAGCTGGCCGACCTGCTCCTCTGGGTCCTCTCCCGGCCGGAACTGAAGGACTGCCTGGGCCGGGGACTGGCCGAGGCCGAGGCCCTGGACGAAGAGGGCCGGACCCTGCGCTGCGACCGGCTCGTGCTGAGCGGGGACGAGGCCCTGGTGCTGGAATACAAGACCGGCCGCCCGGACCCGGAGCACGAGACCCAGGTGCGCCGCTATCTCAAGCTGGCCCGGGCCCTGCGGCCCACGGTCCGGGGCCTGCTCGTCTACCTGGATCGGCGCGAGGTGCGCGAGGTGGCCCATGCCTAGCCCCGTGCGCCTGGTTCCCTGGAACAATCCCTTCGTGCCCGCCCTGGCCCGCTTTCTGGCCGGGCTCTGGGACCGGGGGCCGGAAAACATCCTGGTGGTCTTCCCCCACGAGCGGCCGCGCCGCTATCTGCGCCGCGCCCTGGCCGAGTTGCCGGGCCTGCCCAGGCCCACGCTCATGCCCGTGGTCCAGGACGTGCCCGGCCTCTTCGCGACCCTGGCCCGCGACCTCCGCCCGGCCCCGTCCCGCCGGGCCCAGCGTCTGGACCTGGCGGGCCTGCTCCACGACATCGTGGAACGCCTGCGAGGCTCGGGCCAGGGCCTGCTGGCCAAGCTGCCCCTGGACCGCCTGAAGTTCTTCCCCTGGGGCCTGCGGCTGGCCGCGCTCCTGGAGGAGCTGCTGCGCCAGGACGTGGAGCCGCCGGATCTGGACCAGGCCCGGGACGCGGTGGAGCCCTTCGCCGCCGCCCTGCTGGAGCAGCTGGGCGGCATCTTCTCGGCCTACGTGGCCGAACTCGGAGCGCGGGGCTGGAGCACGCCGGGCCTGGACTGCCGCGAGGTGCGGCAGAACATGGAGCGGGTCCTGGCGGGCCTGGAGGACACGACCGTGGTCCTGGCCGGGCACTACGCCCTGTCCGGGGCCGAGGACGCCCTGTTCCGGGCCCTCTGGGAACGCGGGGCCGAGGTGCTCTGGCACGCGGATCCGGCCCTGGCCACGGGCGCGCCGGTCCACTGGTGCGAGGAGGAGCACGGCCGCCGGCTGTCTCGCTGGGGGGCGCGGGCCGAGCTCCTGGAGGAGCCCGGCCCGAGGCTCATGCCCGAACTGCGCTTCCACGAGGGCTTCGACCTGCATTCCCAGCTGGCGGCCCTGGAGCGGGAACTGGCCGGGGCCCCGGAGAACACGGCCGTGGTCCTGCCCGACGCCGGGGCGCTCATCCCGGTGCTCCACCACCTGCCCGAGCGGGACGTGAACATCAGCATGGGCTACCCCCTGGAGCGCACGGCCCTGTTCCAGCTCCTGGAGACCGTGCTCACGCTCCAGGAGAACCGCACGGACAAGGGCTATCTCTGGCGCGACGTCATCGCCCTCATCCGCCATCCCTATCTCAAGATGCTCCCCGTGGGCCAAGGCCAGCCCCTGCGCGGCCTGTTCCACGCCTGGGAGCAGGAAATCCGCTCCGGGCGGCGCTTCCTGGACCCCTTCGCGCTGCCGCGCCAGTTCGACCAGGAATTGCCCGAGGAGGAGCGCGAGGCGGCCGGGGTTCTGCTGGAGGCCGTGCTGGACCGCTGCCTGTCGGCCTTCGAGAATCCGGCCACCCTGGCGGACCTGGCCCGGGCCGTGGACGGTCTGGCCCGGCTCCTGCACGAACACGGCGGCGGACTCTGGAAGCGCC
Proteins encoded in this window:
- a CDS encoding DMT family transporter, producing the protein MAGYLLVLCAAVLWALIGPLSKFIFAEGVTPLEVAFWRSTIGWCLFAAQALALRSGQRARSKDLPALAAFGLVGVALFYGSYQVAIEHVGAALGGVLLYTAPAWVALLSRLILGEPATPAKLFAVAATILGVALVSLSGGGTVTPSALGVLAGLTAGFTYALYYIFGKKFLTRYDTATLFLYALPVGSLCLLPFVHFTPKSASAWALLVLLSATTTWGGYSVYYAGLKRLEATRAAVVATLEPVITAGLAWWWWNERFGATGYLGSALVLSAVLLMIAEGARRRPGGSPA
- a CDS encoding ornithine cyclodeaminase family protein, which translates into the protein MSFDVLWLSRADLDSLGLGMPAIMDAVEQGFACLGRNEAEMPAKIGIHPRHDCFIHAMPCWIGGAVDRCGIKCVSGYPPNQKKGLPYITGVMVLIDPETGLTQAVMDAGWVTAWRTGAASGVYAKHFGDPDSEVVSVIGLGVQGRVNLLAFKEVFPRIKQVRCFDPVAGQPERFLKDMGPALPKAEFVVCGDVKSCVADADVVVTCTPIVEKPERFLPRAWLKEKVLAVSVDYDSAFAEDVMAATPCFVCDNANQYLWTRDQGVYFQNGYPDKGRVYADMGQICAGKKPGVRDGLRAAVLMGIASHDVMTASLAFDLARAKGLGSVVQL
- a CDS encoding UvrD-helicase domain-containing protein, with the protein product MSGSSIRQVKAAAGSGKTFALTARFLELLGSAQRDDPGLTCRGLRPETYSWPEILAVTFTNKAAAEMKERVLKALKRCALDIRDDGQRADWDHARAAGVVETILRRYHRLNIRTIDSLLVLLLRLFALEYGIRPDFEVAFEENDVFDLAYERFVGRCEDPSGTERALLLTALDTFLRHENRSGFRPERGIRERLRELATLLQAEDGPLLTDQDELADLLTACRERFLEAVTLMRGFLDEYALAPDKRFLAFLQKCRAVQGFDEPPKSAYAGKPLLEDCLTKAGKARVTDQCEAAYDLLKTAAAAYRREWAAVSGAYALAPALTIAGLLVEDMRAESRLRGVVPIAALTRAVRDLLGQAEAVPEAYCRLGSRLFHLLVDEFQDTSRAQWSAVSPLAEECLSKGGSLFCVGDVKQAIYGWRGGDASLFDEVPRRPGLADLAESVTAETLPRNWRSAPAVVDFNNAFFSRLAEPDTAGELAGEILGEAPEEERGALAGELARVFADARQDMPGEYDGPEGFVRLARLPGGTREEFEARTLEALRGLIQDLAARRPYRDIAVLVRDNRQAGLVCEQLVALEIPVVTESSLLLARHPVVRQLAAFLEFLDFPADDLAFLALVSGPVFQRAAGLDPLRVAEWLVDRERGGLGRRFRQDFPEVWERALKPFFDKAGLLTPYDLAQAAVERFGVAAAEPGAELYVRRFLEVVHLAEERGCRSLSAFLDFWRGQGAEEKVPLPENLDAVQVLTVHKSKGLEFPVAVVPFHDWSLRPQDGLLTIELHGERLLTPAREALGPEYRERAGREAREQLHLLYVAWTRAREELYGFFPDAREDKRRPPALAAMTRLLDIPEGETVFERGRPAEGGPQDRARPEPPEPPAPAEPGEELTAWLPRLRVFRHSLEDVFLDQRRRGEMAHRALELLRPTGDDAADARRAARLAVLDFPFVGGGADLEDELADLLLWVLSRPELKDCLGRGLAEAEALDEEGRTLRCDRLVLSGDEALVLEYKTGRPDPEHETQVRRYLKLARALRPTVRGLLVYLDRREVREVAHA